The following coding sequences are from one Haemophilus haemolyticus window:
- the rplL gene encoding 50S ribosomal protein L7/L12, producing MSLTNEQIIEAIASKTVTEIVELIAAMEEKFGVSAAAAVAAAPAAGGAAAAEEKTEFDVILAAAGANKVAVIKAVRGATGLGLKEAKDLVESAPAALKEGVSKEEAEALKKELEEAGAQVEVK from the coding sequence ATGTCATTAACTAACGAACAAATTATTGAAGCGATTGCTTCAAAAACTGTAACTGAAATCGTTGAATTAATCGCAGCGATGGAAGAAAAATTCGGTGTTTCAGCAGCGGCAGCAGTAGCAGCAGCTCCAGCAGCAGGCGGCGCAGCGGCAGCAGAAGAAAAAACTGAATTCGACGTAATTCTTGCAGCAGCTGGTGCTAACAAAGTAGCAGTAATCAAAGCAGTACGTGGTGCAACTGGTTTAGGCTTAAAAGAAGCTAAAGATTTAGTTGAATCTGCTCCAGCAGCATTAAAAGAAGGTGTTTCTAAAGAAGAAGCTGAAGCACTTAAGAAAGAATTAGAAGAAGCTGGTGCACAAGTAGAAGTTAAATAA
- the rimO gene encoding 30S ribosomal protein S12 methylthiotransferase RimO — protein MQNSTPSIGFVSLGCPKNLVDSERILTELRTDGYNIVPSYENVDLVIVNTCGFIDSAVQESLEAIGEALEENGRVIVTGCLGAKEDQIREVHPKVLEVSGPHSYETVMAQVHKYVPKPTHSPYTSLVPKQGVKLTPKHYAYLKISEGCDHRCTFCIIPSMRGDLESRSITQVLDEAKRLAEAGVKELLVVSQDTSAYSMDLKRQEGGVKTAFWNGMPIKNDLMTLCKQLGKLGIWVRLHYVYPYPHVDDLIPLMADGTLLPYLDIPLQHASPKILKAMKRPGSIDRTLERIKQWREICPDLTLRSTFIVGFPGETEEDFQLLLDFLKEAQLDRVGCFKFSPVEGAPATEMADQVPEDVKEERFHRFMQLQQEISANRLKQKIGKTLDVLVDEIDEEGIIGRSKADAPEVDGLVYVDNLSGINVKVGDVIKVTITNSDEYDLWGSC, from the coding sequence ATGCAAAATTCGACCCCAAGCATTGGCTTTGTAAGCCTTGGTTGCCCAAAAAACTTAGTAGATTCTGAACGAATCTTAACGGAACTACGCACCGATGGTTACAACATTGTGCCAAGCTATGAAAATGTTGATTTAGTGATTGTGAACACTTGTGGCTTTATTGATAGTGCGGTGCAGGAATCACTAGAAGCGATTGGTGAAGCATTAGAAGAAAATGGGCGAGTTATCGTGACTGGCTGTTTGGGGGCAAAAGAAGACCAAATTCGTGAAGTGCATCCTAAAGTTTTGGAAGTCAGCGGCCCACATAGTTATGAAACAGTGATGGCGCAAGTTCACAAATACGTGCCAAAACCGACACATAGCCCTTACACCAGCTTAGTACCCAAACAAGGCGTGAAACTGACACCAAAGCACTATGCCTATTTGAAGATCTCTGAAGGCTGTGATCACCGTTGCACGTTCTGCATTATTCCATCTATGCGTGGTGATTTAGAAAGCCGTTCTATTACGCAAGTTTTGGACGAAGCAAAACGTTTAGCCGAAGCAGGCGTAAAAGAATTGCTTGTTGTATCGCAAGATACTTCTGCTTATTCCATGGACTTAAAACGCCAAGAGGGCGGTGTAAAAACAGCTTTCTGGAATGGCATGCCAATTAAAAATGATTTAATGACCCTTTGTAAACAGCTTGGCAAACTTGGCATTTGGGTTCGCTTACATTATGTGTATCCCTATCCGCATGTGGATGATTTAATTCCATTAATGGCAGACGGCACGCTCTTACCGTATTTAGACATTCCATTACAACACGCCAGCCCGAAAATCTTAAAAGCAATGAAAAGACCGGGCAGTATTGACCGCACTTTAGAACGCATTAAACAATGGCGTGAAATTTGCCCAGATTTAACATTACGCTCCACCTTTATTGTCGGTTTCCCAGGTGAAACAGAAGAAGATTTCCAATTATTGCTCGATTTCTTAAAAGAAGCCCAACTTGATCGCGTAGGCTGTTTCAAATTCAGCCCAGTTGAAGGTGCACCTGCAACAGAGATGGCTGACCAAGTACCAGAAGATGTGAAAGAAGAACGTTTCCATCGTTTCATGCAATTACAACAGGAAATTTCTGCAAACCGTTTAAAACAAAAAATCGGTAAAACGCTTGATGTATTAGTGGATGAAATTGACGAAGAAGGCATTATTGGTCGCTCCAAAGCAGATGCCCCTGAAGTCGACGGGTTAGTTTATGTAGATAATTTAAGCGGAATCAATGTCAAAGTTGGCGACGTGATTAAAGTAACCATCACAAATTCTGATGAATATGATTTGTGGGGAAGTTGTTAA
- the rplJ gene encoding 50S ribosomal protein L10 translates to MALNLQDKQAIVAEVNEAAKGALSAVIADSRGVTVDKMTELRKSAREAGVTMRVVRNTLLRRAVEGTDYECLKDTFVGPTLIAFSNEHPGAAARLFKEFAKANDKFEIKGAAFEGKIQDVEFLATLPTYEEAIARLMGTMKEAAAGKLARTFAALRDKLQEAA, encoded by the coding sequence ATGGCATTAAATCTTCAAGACAAACAAGCAATTGTTGCTGAAGTAAATGAAGCAGCCAAAGGTGCACTTTCAGCAGTAATCGCGGACTCTCGCGGTGTAACTGTTGATAAAATGACTGAATTACGTAAATCAGCACGTGAAGCTGGCGTTACAATGCGTGTAGTTCGTAATACTTTATTACGTCGCGCAGTTGAAGGCACAGATTACGAATGCTTAAAAGATACGTTTGTAGGTCCAACACTTATCGCGTTCTCTAACGAACACCCGGGCGCAGCTGCTCGTTTGTTCAAAGAGTTTGCTAAAGCAAACGATAAGTTTGAAATTAAAGGTGCAGCCTTTGAAGGTAAAATCCAAGATGTTGAATTCTTGGCAACATTACCAACTTACGAAGAAGCGATTGCACGTTTAATGGGCACAATGAAAGAAGCTGCAGCAGGCAAACTTGCTCGCACCTTCGCGGCATTACGCGACAAATTACAAGAAGCAGCTTAA
- a CDS encoding alpha/beta fold hydrolase produces the protein MNRESNFTQFAFTELLPFFNQFPTQYFTGKNNVQIAYRHLIHAKSAGRKLMILVNGRAENMLKWSEPAYDFYHQGYDVLLFDHRGQGYSTHLLKDSEKGHLDEFRFYVDDMAKIIEKVTALFNYSMQHLLAHSMGALIATYYLANCDHRINKAVLSSPFYGIPLKHTIRDELIIALMNILGQGERYVFGKGPYQQAHLEYNELSFCKTRMKWMNRVNRKNPAIHLGGPTFRWVHLCLNAIKRLPKVIPKIEIPTLILQAEKEKIVDNKNLEKLTALFPNAQCKVVFNAKHEVLFEQDELRRETISKILVFLNDE, from the coding sequence ATGAATCGAGAATCCAACTTTACTCAATTTGCCTTTACCGAACTGTTACCTTTTTTTAATCAATTTCCAACGCAATATTTCACTGGCAAAAATAATGTTCAAATCGCTTATCGTCATTTAATCCACGCAAAAAGTGCGGGTAGAAAATTGATGATTTTGGTGAATGGCCGTGCTGAAAATATGTTGAAATGGTCAGAGCCCGCTTATGATTTTTATCATCAAGGCTATGATGTGTTGCTATTTGATCACCGAGGTCAAGGCTATTCAACCCATTTGCTGAAGGATTCTGAAAAAGGGCATTTAGATGAATTTCGTTTCTATGTTGATGATATGGCGAAAATCATCGAAAAAGTGACCGCACTTTTCAATTATTCCATGCAGCATTTGCTTGCTCATTCGATGGGTGCATTGATTGCAACGTATTATTTGGCAAATTGTGATCATCGCATTAATAAAGCTGTGCTTTCTTCGCCTTTTTACGGCATTCCTTTAAAACACACTATTAGAGATGAACTGATTATTGCCCTGATGAATATTTTAGGGCAGGGCGAGCGTTATGTTTTTGGTAAAGGGCCTTATCAACAAGCCCATTTGGAATACAATGAACTAAGTTTCTGTAAAACCAGAATGAAATGGATGAATCGTGTAAATCGTAAAAATCCAGCAATTCATCTTGGCGGACCAACGTTCCGTTGGGTACATTTGTGTTTAAATGCCATTAAACGCTTGCCGAAAGTTATTCCTAAGATTGAAATTCCAACCCTAATTTTACAAGCCGAAAAAGAAAAAATAGTAGATAACAAAAATCTTGAAAAATTAACCGCACTTTTTCCGAATGCTCAATGTAAAGTTGTATTCAATGCTAAACATGAGGTGTTATTTGAGCAAGATGAATTGAGACGGGAAACAATATCTAAGATTTTAGTATTTTTGAATGATGAGTAG
- the asd gene encoding aspartate-semialdehyde dehydrogenase, protein MKNVGFIGWRGMVGSVLMDRMSQENDFANLNPVFFTTSQAGQKAPVFGGKDAGELKNAFDIEELKKLDIIVTCQGGDYTNEVYPKLKATGWDGYWVDAASALRMKDDAIIVLDPVNQHVISEGLKKGIKTFVGGNCTVSLMLMAIGGLFEKDLVEWISVATYQAASGAGAKNMRELLSQMGLLEQAVSSELKDPASSILDIERKVTAEMRSDSFPTENFGAALGGSLIPWIDKLLPETGQTKEEWKGYVETNKILGLSDNPIPVDGLCVRIGALRCHSQAFTIKLKKDLPLEEIEQIIASHNEWVKVIPNDKETTLRELTPVKVTGTLSVPVGRLRKLAMGPEYLAAFTVGDQLLWGAAEPVRRILKQLVA, encoded by the coding sequence ATGAAAAATGTAGGCTTTATCGGTTGGCGCGGAATGGTGGGTTCCGTATTAATGGATCGTATGTCGCAGGAAAATGATTTTGCGAATCTTAATCCCGTATTTTTTACAACTTCACAAGCAGGTCAAAAAGCACCTGTATTTGGTGGCAAGGATGCAGGCGAACTTAAAAATGCATTCGATATTGAAGAACTCAAAAAATTAGACATTATCGTGACTTGCCAAGGTGGCGATTACACCAATGAAGTTTATCCAAAATTAAAAGCAACAGGTTGGGATGGTTATTGGGTTGATGCCGCTTCTGCACTACGCATGAAAGATGATGCAATTATTGTGCTTGATCCAGTAAACCAACACGTGATTTCTGAAGGTTTGAAAAAAGGTATTAAAACTTTCGTAGGTGGTAACTGTACCGTAAGCTTAATGCTTATGGCTATCGGCGGTCTATTTGAAAAAGATTTGGTGGAATGGATTTCTGTGGCAACTTACCAAGCGGCTTCAGGTGCTGGCGCAAAAAATATGCGTGAATTACTTTCACAAATGGGTTTATTAGAACAAGCGGTTTCAAGTGAATTAAAAGATCCTGCTTCATCTATTTTAGATATTGAACGTAAAGTGACGGCAGAAATGCGTTCTGATAGTTTCCCAACCGAAAACTTTGGTGCAGCATTAGGTGGCAGCTTAATCCCTTGGATTGACAAACTTCTTCCTGAAACAGGGCAAACTAAAGAAGAATGGAAAGGATATGTAGAAACCAACAAAATTTTAGGTTTAAGCGACAATCCAATTCCTGTGGATGGTTTATGTGTGCGTATTGGTGCATTACGTTGCCATAGCCAAGCATTCACCATTAAATTGAAAAAAGATTTGCCATTAGAAGAAATTGAACAAATTATTGCATCACATAATGAATGGGTAAAAGTGATTCCGAACGACAAAGAAACCACATTGCGTGAATTAACGCCAGTTAAAGTAACGGGTACATTAAGCGTACCGGTTGGTCGTTTACGTAAATTGGCTATGGGTCCTGAATATTTGGCTGCCTTTACTGTGGGTGACCAATTATTATGGGGTGCGGCAGAGCCAGTTCGCCGTATCTTAAAACAATTGGTTGCATAA
- a CDS encoding AraC family transcriptional regulator, producing the protein MLYDLSKLLAYFYKIMFSTETIERLLKVIPHNELYSSPIKGLFLRHSDQPFCYEGIIQEPSICIVLSGEREVQLGEQCYRFDNQHFMFCPVNIPMRGEIKYAAPQKPFLVMSMKIDIECVGKILLANPNLADDVQQGDEGFAQWHLDESLKNAVERLLLLHENPKDIEFLAPLIQQEIYYRLLTGEQGGKFKAMVSNGSHTKKIAQATYYLQQHFSETITVETLANLSGMSLSGFHSHFKKITSLSPLQYQKSLCLMEARRLISQEGRGITEAAYQVGYESPSQFSREYKRYFGHAPKGDIK; encoded by the coding sequence GTGTTATATGATTTATCCAAATTACTTGCCTATTTCTACAAAATTATGTTTTCAACTGAAACGATAGAACGCTTATTAAAAGTTATTCCACATAACGAACTCTATTCATCACCGATTAAAGGCTTATTTCTTCGCCATTCAGATCAACCATTTTGTTACGAAGGTATTATTCAAGAGCCGAGCATTTGCATCGTGTTAAGCGGAGAACGTGAAGTGCAGCTAGGCGAACAATGCTACCGATTTGATAATCAACATTTTATGTTTTGCCCAGTAAACATACCGATGCGTGGAGAGATTAAATATGCAGCGCCACAAAAGCCGTTTTTAGTGATGTCGATGAAAATTGATATTGAATGCGTTGGCAAGATTTTATTAGCAAATCCAAACCTTGCAGATGATGTTCAACAGGGCGATGAGGGTTTTGCACAATGGCATTTGGATGAATCTCTCAAAAATGCTGTTGAACGCTTATTGCTCTTGCACGAAAATCCAAAAGATATTGAGTTTCTTGCACCGCTTATCCAACAAGAAATATATTATCGACTCCTTACAGGCGAACAAGGTGGCAAATTTAAAGCCATGGTAAGCAATGGATCGCACACCAAAAAAATCGCCCAAGCCACCTATTATCTGCAACAACATTTTAGTGAAACCATTACCGTGGAAACCTTGGCAAATCTGAGCGGCATGTCATTATCTGGTTTTCACAGCCATTTTAAGAAGATAACCAGCCTTTCACCGCTGCAATATCAAAAATCCTTATGTCTAATGGAAGCCAGACGACTGATCTCACAAGAAGGGAGAGGCATTACCGAAGCCGCTTACCAAGTCGGCTACGAATCGCCTAGCCAATTCAGCCGTGAATACAAACGCTATTTCGGGCATGCGCCAAAGGGGGATATTAAATAG
- a CDS encoding DUF5389 family protein, whose translation MTRQSLPRGFSLFSWGLAIFCAPVLLCPMALLLSTTFDKNPNLETWQVNLFSIFFWIYPIILAVVARILYRLHQKKPKLAFKLLVLSAVIFYIALITICKIGL comes from the coding sequence ATGACAAGACAATCTTTGCCTCGTGGTTTTAGTTTATTTTCCTGGGGATTAGCTATTTTTTGTGCCCCTGTATTGTTATGTCCGATGGCTCTGTTGCTTTCCACTACATTTGATAAAAATCCTAACTTAGAAACTTGGCAAGTTAATTTATTCTCAATATTTTTTTGGATTTACCCTATTATTCTTGCGGTGGTAGCTCGAATTTTATATCGCCTACATCAGAAAAAACCAAAATTGGCTTTTAAATTATTGGTATTAAGTGCGGTCATTTTTTATATAGCTTTAATTACGATTTGTAAAATCGGTTTATAA
- a CDS encoding CadD family cadmium resistance transporter has product MFSTVITAAVLYIATAVDLLVILLIFFARANTRKEYRDIYIGQYLGSVILILVSLFLAFVLNYVPEKWVLGLLGLIPIYLGIKVAIYDDCEGEKRAKKELDEKGLSKLVGIVALVTVASCGADNIGLFVPYFVTLDLVDLLVTLLVFLILIFVLVYTAQRLANISGVGEIVEKFSRWIMAVIYIGLGLFIIIENNTIQTIISII; this is encoded by the coding sequence ATGTTTTCGACTGTGATTACTGCTGCTGTTTTATATATTGCTACAGCAGTAGATTTGTTGGTAATACTATTAATATTTTTTGCTAGAGCAAATACTAGAAAAGAATATCGAGATATTTATATCGGACAATATTTAGGTTCTGTAATTTTAATATTAGTTAGTTTATTTCTAGCTTTTGTTTTGAATTATGTTCCGGAAAAATGGGTGTTGGGTTTATTAGGTTTAATACCGATTTACTTAGGTATTAAAGTTGCTATTTACGACGATTGTGAGGGCGAAAAAAGAGCTAAAAAAGAATTGGATGAAAAAGGGTTGTCAAAATTAGTCGGTATTGTTGCTTTGGTTACAGTTGCTAGTTGTGGTGCAGATAATATTGGACTTTTTGTTCCTTACTTTGTGACTTTAGATCTTGTCGACTTATTAGTTACTCTTCTTGTATTTTTAATATTGATTTTTGTTTTAGTATATACAGCACAAAGATTGGCTAATATTTCAGGTGTTGGTGAAATTGTAGAGAAGTTTAGTCGTTGGATAATGGCTGTTATTTATATTGGTTTAGGGTTATTTATTATTATTGAAAATAATACAATTCAAACAATAATATCAATAATATGA
- a CDS encoding MgtC/SapB family protein, translating into MENSSLLLTALFDPYHLIIFSKMLLAMVLGSVIGLERELKRKPVGVKTCAIIAVTTCVLTIVSIQAAEHYAQVSENIRTDPMRLAAQVISGIGFLGAGVILHKKNDAISGLTTAAIIWASAGIGIAAGAGFVFDAVIATVMILLSIRLSPLVQRWVHRKSQRRRTKFNILVNGAESIGKVTQLLVNNQYRIEHIQVKDQSSGEVRLQIRCFSIDSTMLKDAYALLKAEEGVISVEVDN; encoded by the coding sequence ATGGAAAATTCATCTTTACTTTTGACCGCACTTTTCGATCCTTATCATTTGATTATTTTTAGCAAAATGCTATTGGCGATGGTGCTTGGTAGTGTTATTGGCTTAGAGCGTGAGCTTAAGCGCAAACCTGTGGGCGTGAAAACTTGCGCCATTATTGCCGTCACCACTTGTGTGCTAACCATTGTTTCGATTCAAGCTGCAGAGCATTATGCGCAAGTTTCAGAAAATATTCGTACGGATCCGATGCGTCTTGCGGCTCAAGTGATTAGCGGAATCGGTTTTTTAGGTGCAGGTGTAATTTTGCATAAAAAAAATGATGCGATTTCAGGTTTAACCACTGCGGCGATTATTTGGGCTTCTGCGGGGATCGGCATTGCTGCTGGGGCAGGTTTTGTATTCGATGCGGTCATCGCAACGGTGATGATTTTGCTGTCTATTCGATTAAGTCCGCTGGTACAACGCTGGGTACATCGTAAATCACAACGTCGTCGGACAAAATTCAATATTCTTGTCAATGGTGCGGAAAGCATTGGAAAAGTCACTCAATTGTTAGTAAACAATCAGTATCGTATTGAACATATACAGGTGAAAGATCAAAGTAGTGGTGAAGTGCGGTTACAAATTCGCTGTTTTTCCATTGATTCCACAATGTTGAAAGATGCGTATGCATTGTTGAAAGCGGAAGAAGGCGTGATAAGTGTCGAAGTAGATAACTAG
- the glmU gene encoding bifunctional UDP-N-acetylglucosamine diphosphorylase/glucosamine-1-phosphate N-acetyltransferase GlmU, producing MTTKALSAVILAAGKGTRMYSDLPKVLHTIAGKPMVKHVIDTAHQLGAENIHLIYGHGGDLMRTHLTNEQVNWVLQTEQLGTAHAVQQAAPFFKDNENIVVLYGDAPLITKETLEKLIEAKPENGIALLTVNLDNPTGYGRIIRENGNVVAIVEQKDANAAQLNIKEVNTGVMVSDGASFKKWLARVGNNNAQGEYYLTDLIALANQDNCQVVAVQATDVMEVEGANNRLQLAALERYFQNKQASKLLLEGIMIYDPARFDLRGTLEHGKDVEIDVNVVIEGSVKLGDRVKIGAGCILKNVVIGNDVEIKPYSVLEDAVVGEKAAIGPFSRLRPGAELAAETHVGNFVEIKKSTVGKGSKVNHLTYVGDSEIGSNCNIGAGVITCNYDGANKFKTIIGDDVFVGSDTQLVAPVKVANGATIGAGTTITRDVGENELVITRVPQRHIQDWQRPTKKK from the coding sequence ATGACTACAAAAGCATTAAGTGCGGTAATTTTAGCAGCCGGAAAAGGAACGCGCATGTATTCCGATTTACCTAAAGTTCTACATACAATAGCTGGTAAACCAATGGTAAAACATGTAATTGATACAGCTCATCAATTAGGCGCAGAAAATATTCATTTAATCTATGGCCACGGTGGGGACTTAATGCGTACCCATCTTACAAATGAACAAGTAAATTGGGTATTACAAACAGAACAACTTGGCACAGCACATGCAGTTCAACAAGCGGCACCTTTCTTTAAAGATAACGAAAATATTGTTGTACTTTACGGCGATGCACCATTAATAACAAAAGAAACATTAGAAAAATTAATTGAAGCAAAACCAGAAAATGGCATTGCATTGCTTACCGTAAATTTAGATAACCCAACAGGCTATGGACGAATTATCCGTGAAAATGGGAATGTTGTAGCAATTGTAGAACAAAAAGATGCAAATGCAGCTCAACTAAATATTAAAGAAGTAAATACTGGCGTGATGGTATCTGATGGCGCAAGTTTCAAAAAATGGCTAGCTCGTGTAGGCAATAATAATGCTCAAGGCGAATATTACTTAACGGATCTTATTGCTCTCGCAAACCAAGATAATTGCCAAGTTGTTGCTGTACAAGCAACAGATGTCATGGAAGTTGAAGGCGCAAATAATCGCTTACAATTAGCCGCACTTGAACGTTATTTCCAAAATAAACAAGCCTCCAAACTATTACTTGAAGGCATAATGATCTACGATCCCGCTCGCTTTGACCTACGTGGAACATTAGAGCATGGAAAAGATGTGGAAATCGACGTTAATGTTGTTATCGAAGGTAGTGTTAAACTCGGCGATCGCGTAAAAATTGGCGCAGGTTGCATATTGAAAAATGTTGTTATTGGCAATGATGTAGAAATAAAACCCTATTCAGTGCTAGAGGATGCTGTAGTGGGAGAAAAAGCCGCAATTGGTCCATTTTCTCGTTTACGCCCAGGTGCGGAACTTGCAGCAGAAACGCATGTCGGTAACTTTGTAGAAATTAAAAAATCTACCGTTGGTAAAGGTTCTAAAGTAAATCACCTGACCTATGTTGGCGATTCAGAAATCGGCTCAAATTGTAATATTGGTGCGGGTGTCATCACCTGTAATTACGATGGCGCAAATAAATTTAAAACGATCATCGGTGATGATGTATTTGTCGGATCTGATACACAATTAGTCGCGCCAGTGAAAGTCGCAAATGGCGCAACTATTGGTGCTGGAACAACAATTACACGTGATGTTGGCGAAAATGAATTAGTGATTACACGAGTTCCTCAACGCCATATTCAAGATTGGCAACGCCCAACAAAGAAAAAATAA
- a CDS encoding ATP-binding cassette domain-containing protein → MRLIAGLETPKSGTIRNTFRKTGFLFQENRLPENLTAMQNIAIFMDKPDEGEIIALAAKVGLTAGDLNKYPTELSGGMAKRVAFLRLLLCGCDLALLDEPFVGLDRDLRDILVAMLVEKIERQGMACMLVTHDRFEAACLSHEIMLLSTKGMNVQNVITLPTPLSERDSAFEEAVVAREFQGIHYYE, encoded by the coding sequence TTGCGTTTGATTGCGGGCTTGGAAACGCCGAAATCGGGCACGATACGCAATACTTTCCGCAAAACGGGTTTTCTGTTTCAGGAAAACCGCCTGCCGGAAAACTTGACCGCGATGCAGAATATCGCTATTTTTATGGACAAACCCGATGAAGGCGAAATCATCGCGCTGGCGGCGAAAGTCGGGCTGACTGCGGGCGATTTGAACAAATATCCGACCGAATTGTCCGGCGGCATGGCGAAACGGGTAGCATTTTTGCGCCTGCTGCTGTGCGGCTGCGACCTTGCCTTGCTGGACGAGCCGTTCGTCGGTTTGGACCGCGATTTGCGCGATATTTTGGTCGCCATGCTGGTGGAAAAAATCGAGCGGCAGGGCATGGCGTGTATGCTGGTAACGCACGACCGCTTCGAAGCCGCATGCCTGAGCCATGAAATAATGCTGCTTTCCACTAAGGGCATGAACGTGCAAAACGTGATTACCCTGCCTACGCCGCTGTCCGAACGCGATTCGGCTTTTGAAGAAGCCGTGGTGGCAAGAGAGTTTCAGGGGATTCATTATTATGAGTGA